One window from the genome of Bdellovibrionales bacterium encodes:
- a CDS encoding fumarylacetoacetate hydrolase family protein, with product MKLGSLKSTKSLDGELVVVSRDNKKAVKVPQIAPSLREAVEKWSHVEASLKQVSDDLNAGKVAGAFDVKESDFHSALPRTWLFADGSAFIHHIKLVRMARKAELPATLSTVPLMYQGECGGFLAPTEDIPQVDFSHGTDFEGEVGVITDFVPMSITPEEALKKIRLFVLINDVSLRGLIPEELAQGFGFFQSKPASALSPFAVTADELGEAWKDGRIHLPLEVNYNGAFFGKANAKDMFFHFGQLIAHAAKTRNLAAGSVIGSGTVSNEDMTMGSSCLAEKRTLEQIHEGKITTPFMKDGDTVEMKMKNARGENIFGTIFQKVRSTKK from the coding sequence ATGAAGCTTGGTTCTCTAAAATCTACGAAATCTCTTGATGGGGAACTTGTTGTTGTCAGTCGTGATAACAAGAAAGCTGTAAAGGTTCCTCAGATTGCTCCTTCTCTGCGTGAGGCCGTTGAAAAATGGTCTCACGTTGAAGCTAGCCTGAAACAAGTTTCAGACGATCTGAATGCAGGAAAAGTTGCGGGCGCCTTTGATGTGAAAGAGTCGGATTTCCATTCGGCTCTTCCGCGCACTTGGCTCTTTGCCGATGGTTCTGCGTTCATTCATCATATCAAACTCGTTCGCATGGCTCGTAAGGCGGAGTTGCCTGCAACTTTGTCGACGGTTCCTTTGATGTATCAAGGGGAGTGCGGCGGGTTCTTGGCCCCGACGGAAGATATCCCGCAAGTGGATTTCTCGCACGGGACGGATTTCGAAGGTGAAGTCGGTGTGATCACGGACTTCGTTCCGATGAGCATTACTCCGGAAGAGGCGTTAAAGAAAATCCGCCTGTTTGTTTTGATCAATGACGTTTCTCTGCGTGGTTTGATTCCTGAAGAGTTGGCGCAGGGCTTTGGTTTCTTCCAAAGTAAGCCGGCATCAGCATTGTCGCCTTTTGCGGTGACAGCGGATGAGTTAGGCGAGGCTTGGAAAGACGGCCGTATTCACCTGCCACTTGAAGTGAATTACAATGGCGCGTTCTTTGGTAAAGCCAATGCGAAGGACATGTTTTTCCATTTTGGTCAGTTGATTGCGCACGCAGCGAAGACTCGTAACTTGGCGGCGGGCTCAGTGATCGGAAGCGGGACTGTCTCTAATGAAGATATGACGATGGGTTCTAGCTGCTTGGCTGAGAAACGCACGCTGGAGCAAATTCACGAAGGCAAGATCACAACGCCGTTCATGAAAGACGGGGATACCGTTGAAATGAAAATGAAGAATGCTCGCGGTGAAAATATCTTTGGAACGATCTTCCAAAAAGTTCGTTCAACGAAGAAGTAA
- the ctaD gene encoding cytochrome c oxidase subunit I → MANAAAHGSDKNYLNETSGIWSWLTTLDHKRIGIMYFVTVMFFFLLGGIMALLIRLELMTPGPTIMTADTYNQVMTYHGAIMVFMVIIPGIPAILGNFFLPIHIGAKDVAFPKLNLLSWYCLMAGALLAFSTLFTHKIDTGWTFYTPYSIKTGTSVVTMVIAAFIMGMSSILTGLNFIATVHKLRAPGMTMYRIPLFVWALYSTAILQVLATPVLGITLLLLTMERTFGVGIFDPALGGDPVLFQHFFWFYSHPAVYIMILPAMGIVSEVIATFSRKTIFGYTAIAYSSLGIAGVSFFVWGHHMFVSGQSATAGILFSFITMLVGVPTAIKMFNWIATMYKGSVQMQSPMLFALGFLFLFAIGGVTGIMLAVLPIDVHFHDTYFVVAHFHYVMVGGTLMAIMGGFYYWFPKMFGKMYNEVTARLSFVFIFIGFNVTFFPQFVLGAMGMPRRYFDYIPAYHSLNAISTVGSWLIATGFLIGLYTIINGLTKGEKAPMNPWGGKTLEWTTASPPPHFNFDVEPVITAGPYEYR, encoded by the coding sequence ATGGCAAATGCAGCAGCCCACGGTAGTGATAAAAATTATCTAAATGAAACCAGCGGTATTTGGTCTTGGTTAACAACTTTGGACCACAAACGTATCGGTATCATGTACTTCGTTACAGTTATGTTCTTCTTCTTGTTGGGTGGAATCATGGCTCTCTTGATCCGTTTGGAGTTGATGACTCCAGGCCCGACGATCATGACAGCTGACACTTACAATCAAGTCATGACTTACCACGGGGCCATCATGGTCTTCATGGTGATCATCCCGGGAATTCCGGCTATCTTAGGGAACTTCTTCCTGCCGATTCATATCGGTGCAAAGGACGTGGCCTTCCCGAAACTGAACCTTCTTTCTTGGTACTGCTTGATGGCGGGTGCTCTTCTAGCCTTCTCGACTCTGTTCACACACAAAATCGATACTGGTTGGACGTTCTACACTCCTTACTCTATTAAGACTGGAACTTCCGTTGTAACAATGGTGATCGCGGCCTTCATCATGGGTATGTCATCCATTTTGACAGGTTTGAACTTCATCGCGACTGTACATAAGCTCCGTGCTCCTGGCATGACGATGTACCGTATCCCACTCTTTGTTTGGGCGCTTTATTCAACAGCGATCCTTCAGGTTTTGGCGACTCCGGTTTTGGGTATCACGTTGTTGCTCCTTACTATGGAACGCACTTTCGGTGTTGGTATCTTTGATCCAGCATTGGGCGGTGACCCGGTCTTGTTCCAGCATTTCTTCTGGTTCTACTCGCATCCTGCGGTTTACATCATGATCTTGCCTGCAATGGGGATTGTGTCTGAAGTGATCGCGACGTTCTCTCGCAAGACAATCTTCGGTTACACAGCGATTGCATACTCTTCATTGGGTATTGCGGGCGTTTCCTTCTTCGTATGGGGCCATCACATGTTTGTGTCTGGTCAATCTGCGACAGCGGGTATCTTGTTCTCTTTCATCACGATGCTCGTAGGTGTTCCTACGGCGATCAAAATGTTCAACTGGATCGCAACTATGTACAAAGGCTCTGTGCAAATGCAGTCGCCAATGTTGTTCGCGTTGGGCTTCTTGTTCTTGTTCGCCATCGGTGGTGTGACAGGGATCATGTTGGCAGTTTTGCCAATCGACGTTCACTTCCATGATACTTACTTCGTTGTAGCCCATTTCCACTACGTAATGGTGGGTGGTACTTTGATGGCGATCATGGGGGGTTTCTACTACTGGTTCCCGAAAATGTTCGGAAAGATGTACAACGAAGTAACAGCTCGTTTGTCTTTCGTGTTCATCTTCATCGGGTTCAACGTGACGTTCTTCCCTCAATTCGTTTTGGGTGCGATGGGTATGCCACGTCGTTATTTCGACTACATTCCGGCGTATCATTCTTTGAACGCGATTTCGACTGTGGGATCTTGGTTGATCGCTACAGGTTTCTTGATTGGATTGTACACAATCATCAATGGTTTGACGAAAGGTGAGAAAGCTCCGATGAATCCTTGGGGAGGTAAAACTCTCGAGTGGACAACGGCATCTCCTCCGCCTCACTTCAACTTTGATGTAGAACCAGTTATTACAGCGGGGCCATATGAGTACAGATAG
- a CDS encoding TCR/Tet family MFS transporter, which translates to MNKKKASVQFIFATIFLDSLGIGILIPVLPDLIRRFSDDPSFVSHYYGYFISVYALMQFVASPVLGALSDRFGRRPVLLVSLIGAVLDYILMAFAPNLSILFIGRVIAGLTGASMTVATAYMADISDDNNRAANFGLIGAAFGFGFIVGPAIGGFTGSMGHQYPFLAAAALNLLNFVFGVFILPESLPKELRRKVDLTKLNPLKSLVKILKPSPILALIWVNFLLYFAGQVHPASWALFTEYKFKWSPTDIGISLSVVGIATAIVQGGLTRILIPKLGEWRSVFVAIVVSAVAYAGYAYATESWMMYAILVPSAIAGIAGPALQSLISRETPSQEQGELQGTLVALISLTAILGPLLYTELFARLTATGIESPFPGAPYVAASIITVISGIIFAAHRAPKAQP; encoded by the coding sequence ATGAATAAGAAAAAAGCCAGCGTACAGTTTATTTTTGCCACCATCTTTTTAGATTCACTAGGAATAGGTATTTTGATTCCTGTTTTGCCGGATTTAATCCGCCGTTTTTCCGATGATCCAAGCTTTGTCAGCCACTACTACGGATATTTTATTTCCGTCTACGCGTTGATGCAGTTTGTGGCATCTCCAGTTCTGGGTGCACTTTCAGACCGCTTCGGCCGTCGCCCGGTTTTGCTGGTTTCCCTCATCGGCGCCGTTCTTGATTATATTCTGATGGCGTTCGCGCCAAATCTTTCGATCCTTTTCATTGGGCGTGTGATTGCGGGTCTTACCGGTGCCAGCATGACGGTGGCAACTGCTTACATGGCGGATATCAGTGATGACAATAATCGTGCGGCGAATTTCGGTTTGATTGGCGCTGCGTTTGGTTTTGGATTTATCGTCGGTCCCGCCATCGGTGGCTTCACAGGTTCGATGGGCCATCAGTACCCTTTCTTGGCCGCGGCGGCTTTGAATCTTTTAAATTTCGTCTTTGGTGTTTTCATCTTGCCGGAGTCCTTGCCAAAAGAACTTCGACGCAAAGTCGACCTTACAAAGTTGAATCCCCTGAAGTCCCTCGTAAAAATTTTGAAGCCTTCGCCGATTTTGGCGCTGATTTGGGTGAACTTCCTTCTTTATTTTGCGGGCCAGGTGCATCCGGCCAGCTGGGCGCTTTTCACCGAATATAAATTTAAATGGTCACCGACGGATATCGGTATTTCTCTTTCGGTGGTGGGGATTGCCACCGCGATTGTTCAAGGGGGCCTGACTCGCATTTTGATTCCAAAGCTGGGCGAGTGGCGTTCCGTTTTTGTTGCCATTGTGGTCAGCGCTGTCGCGTACGCAGGCTACGCGTATGCAACAGAGAGCTGGATGATGTACGCAATCTTGGTACCATCGGCAATTGCAGGTATCGCCGGACCGGCACTCCAGTCGCTGATTTCCCGCGAAACCCCATCGCAGGAACAAGGTGAACTTCAGGGAACACTGGTTGCTTTAATCAGTCTTACCGCCATCTTAGGTCCACTCCTTTACACAGAGTTGTTTGCGCGTTTAACAGCGACGGGAATTGAAAGCCCCTTCCCCGGCGCACCTTATGTAGCGGCTTCCATCATTACTGTGATTTCAGGAATTATCTTCGCCGCTCATCGCGCTCCAAAAGCTCAACCTTAA
- the maiA gene encoding maleylacetoacetate isomerase encodes MAEFILHNYFRSSTSFRARIAMNLKGLNYEYKAVNLLKNEQQSPEYKKLNPIGGVPSLIHNGKVIPDSYAIIEYLEELYPNPALLPKDLYTRARVRQVCEIVNSSMHPMGNLRVLSYLEKAKGYNQEQKEEWFQEWAYRGLDALEKNLEQFAGTYSFGDQVTMADVFIVPQVITCQRFKTNTEKYATITKVFNNCQKLEAFAKAHPFRQPDCPEEMKIK; translated from the coding sequence ATGGCAGAATTTATTTTACACAACTATTTTCGTAGCTCGACATCCTTCCGCGCCCGTATCGCAATGAACTTAAAGGGCCTCAACTATGAATATAAGGCTGTGAACCTTCTCAAGAATGAACAACAAAGCCCTGAATACAAAAAACTAAACCCGATCGGCGGAGTACCTTCACTTATTCACAACGGAAAAGTCATTCCAGACTCCTACGCAATCATCGAGTATCTTGAAGAGCTTTACCCAAACCCAGCCCTTCTGCCCAAAGATCTCTACACTCGCGCCCGCGTCCGCCAAGTCTGTGAAATCGTAAACTCATCCATGCACCCGATGGGGAACTTAAGAGTTCTCAGCTACCTAGAAAAAGCCAAAGGCTACAACCAAGAGCAAAAAGAAGAATGGTTCCAAGAGTGGGCCTACCGCGGACTCGATGCCCTTGAAAAAAACCTCGAGCAATTCGCCGGCACCTACAGCTTCGGCGACCAAGTGACAATGGCCGATGTCTTCATCGTCCCGCAGGTCATCACTTGCCAACGCTTCAAAACCAACACCGAAAAATACGCAACCATCACAAAAGTCTTCAACAACTGTCAAAAACTCGAAGCCTTCGCCAAAGCCCATCCATTCAGACAGCCGGACTGCCCCGAAGAAATGAAGATCAAGTAG
- a CDS encoding cytochrome c oxidase subunit 3 family protein has protein sequence MSTDSHSAHGHEHHFAHHFRSAEHEYLTSKEGIWLFMVTEILMFGGLFVGYSIFHNIYPEMFAEGAKSLDWKMGFTNTLVLIFSSLTMALGIYFLQKNQAKKAAMSLAITILCGAIFMVIKYFEYTHKFHLGLFPGRFLDVAKVGAQHANLGMYFGFYYCMTGLHGIHVLLGMGLISWVLFRTVRGDFNSNYYTAVEGVGIFWHIVDLIWIFLFPLLYLVG, from the coding sequence ATGAGTACAGATAGTCACTCAGCACACGGACACGAACATCATTTTGCTCATCACTTCAGAAGTGCTGAGCATGAGTACCTCACGAGCAAAGAAGGCATCTGGTTATTCATGGTAACTGAGATCCTCATGTTCGGTGGTCTTTTCGTTGGATATTCTATCTTCCATAACATCTATCCTGAGATGTTTGCTGAAGGTGCGAAGTCCCTCGATTGGAAGATGGGCTTCACGAACACTTTGGTTCTGATCTTCTCTTCTTTGACAATGGCTTTGGGTATCTACTTCTTGCAGAAGAACCAAGCGAAAAAAGCGGCGATGTCTTTGGCGATCACCATCCTTTGCGGTGCGATCTTCATGGTCATCAAGTACTTCGAATACACGCATAAGTTCCACTTGGGTCTTTTCCCGGGTCGTTTCTTGGACGTGGCGAAAGTCGGCGCTCAGCATGCGAACCTTGGTATGTACTTCGGTTTCTATTACTGCATGACGGGCCTTCACGGGATCCACGTTCTTTTGGGAATGGGTTTGATCTCTTGGGTTCTTTTCAGAACTGTTCGTGGCGACTTTAACTCGAACTATTATACAGCGGTTGAAGGTGTTGGTATCTTCTGGCACATCGTCGACTTGATCTGGATTTTCTTGTTCCCATTACTTTACTTGGTTGGATAG
- a CDS encoding OsmC family protein: protein MVKVTAKYEGDKHCEIEHGPSQSTIATDAPKDNNGRGELFSPTDLVAAATGSCILTVMAIMAEKDGVSLKGSYTTVEKEMVLNPRRIGKLTINVFMPKNIEDTYRQKLENTAATCPVKKSLHPDMQLPMQFHYTL, encoded by the coding sequence ATGGTAAAAGTGACTGCAAAGTACGAAGGCGACAAACACTGTGAAATCGAACACGGCCCTTCTCAATCTACAATCGCAACAGATGCACCCAAGGATAACAATGGTCGAGGCGAGTTATTCTCTCCTACAGACCTTGTGGCAGCCGCAACTGGCAGCTGCATTCTCACGGTGATGGCCATCATGGCTGAAAAAGATGGCGTGAGCCTCAAAGGTTCTTACACCACGGTTGAAAAAGAAATGGTTTTGAATCCACGCCGCATCGGTAAACTGACAATCAATGTTTTCATGCCGAAAAATATTGAAGACACTTACAGACAAAAACTGGAAAACACGGCGGCAACTTGCCCAGTGAAAAAGAGCCTGCATCCGGATATGCAATTACCAATGCAGTTTCATTACACTTTGTAG
- a CDS encoding cyclic nucleotide-binding domain-containing protein: MNPSTSNAPSHHVLANVTLFQDIKHLPEALNGFERIMKPVKFTKGHTLIQQGDAGHEFFVLLRGQVSVEKLTTEGDRYKVAVLNGDHHAAFGEGGLIEGEARSATVTCDSEVECLVLHREEFNQFAVEQPHFALPVVKRIALILMNRLNQTSNDLMLLHKALMSEIRSS; the protein is encoded by the coding sequence ATGAATCCATCGACGTCTAATGCTCCGTCTCATCATGTTTTGGCGAATGTGACTTTGTTTCAAGACATCAAGCACCTGCCCGAAGCCCTGAATGGCTTTGAGCGCATCATGAAGCCGGTGAAGTTCACCAAAGGCCACACGCTGATTCAGCAAGGCGATGCAGGTCATGAGTTCTTCGTTTTACTTCGCGGGCAAGTTAGTGTCGAGAAGCTGACGACAGAAGGTGATCGCTATAAGGTTGCTGTTTTGAATGGCGATCATCACGCCGCTTTCGGTGAAGGTGGTTTGATCGAAGGTGAAGCGCGTTCGGCGACTGTGACTTGTGACTCCGAAGTTGAATGCTTAGTGCTTCATCGTGAGGAGTTCAATCAGTTCGCAGTGGAACAGCCGCATTTTGCTTTACCAGTTGTGAAGCGTATTGCACTGATCCTGATGAATCGTCTGAATCAAACGAGCAACGATCTGATGTTGTTGCATAAAGCACTCATGAGCGAGATCCGCTCGAGCTAA
- a CDS encoding NAD-binding protein: MKKLQKILRQSRAVLLAHPFLVATTFFLIIWLGNAYIVYLCEQGVQGSNITSYTDSLWWEIVTMLTVGYGDRYPVTQWGRVAGSVSMFSGVAATAIITAKISSVFLEIALRDRRGLVDSDALKNHYIICGWKNEMHSLLTHILDSNPGLPASKIILVNNVADTDIESLHEFPKLKNVKIIHGEFFSADVLKRAAPEKAAKILILADATPNARGGIPTVTEADARTIMTAMSLNNIAKGVPVAAEILDADMAQYLKLAHVHEIIYSRDYSRLLLAMASTGTGLTNIFHDLLNPHGDFSIGTRELPDEAMNQSYGKLREIFHAKHPEMTLLGVLENSGNGHKAKELALRKAQLTPNVTQLVKNLQGVKDLRFNRPVFSPKDDYVIGEGAMAIVIRSRGNNESIDV; the protein is encoded by the coding sequence GTGAAAAAGCTGCAGAAAATATTGCGTCAAAGCCGAGCTGTTTTACTCGCTCATCCATTTTTAGTGGCGACAACTTTTTTCCTTATAATATGGCTCGGTAACGCGTACATCGTTTATCTCTGTGAGCAAGGCGTTCAAGGTTCAAACATTACCAGCTATACAGATTCACTGTGGTGGGAAATTGTCACGATGCTCACTGTGGGGTACGGCGATCGTTATCCCGTCACTCAATGGGGCCGCGTTGCGGGCTCCGTCAGTATGTTTTCCGGTGTGGCGGCGACAGCTATCATCACTGCAAAAATTTCCTCAGTATTTTTAGAAATTGCACTCAGAGACAGGAGGGGACTCGTGGATAGCGATGCTCTCAAGAACCATTACATTATCTGCGGCTGGAAAAACGAAATGCACAGCCTTCTGACTCACATCTTGGATTCAAATCCAGGATTGCCTGCATCAAAAATTATTCTTGTGAATAACGTGGCAGATACAGACATCGAGTCTCTGCATGAGTTTCCGAAATTGAAAAATGTGAAGATCATTCACGGAGAATTCTTCTCGGCTGATGTGTTGAAACGTGCAGCTCCAGAGAAAGCGGCCAAGATTTTGATTTTGGCGGATGCGACTCCGAATGCTCGCGGTGGAATTCCGACGGTGACGGAGGCAGATGCTCGCACGATCATGACGGCGATGTCTTTGAATAACATCGCGAAGGGTGTGCCGGTCGCCGCAGAAATACTTGATGCGGATATGGCGCAATATCTGAAGCTTGCGCATGTGCATGAGATTATCTATAGCCGCGATTACTCTCGTTTGTTGCTGGCGATGGCTTCTACAGGTACGGGTCTCACAAATATTTTCCATGACCTTTTAAATCCGCATGGCGATTTTTCAATTGGCACGCGTGAGCTTCCTGACGAAGCCATGAATCAGTCTTACGGAAAATTGCGCGAGATCTTTCATGCGAAACATCCTGAGATGACTTTGCTAGGTGTGCTTGAAAACTCTGGCAATGGTCACAAAGCTAAGGAATTGGCTTTGCGTAAAGCGCAGCTGACTCCGAATGTGACTCAGCTTGTGAAGAACCTGCAAGGCGTGAAAGATCTTCGTTTCAATCGTCCGGTGTTTTCGCCGAAGGATGATTACGTGATTGGCGAAGGTGCTATGGCGATTGTTATTCGTAGCCGAGGTAATAATGAATCCATCGACGTCTAA
- a CDS encoding superoxide dismutase family protein, producing the protein MKNLLYTSIITVALCAACASKPPPPPPEPPAPPPPPPPMSAQATLKPAKKQKVKGIVHFTQEGDKVKVEAMIEGLKPGPHGFHIHETGDCSAADFTSAGGHFNPGHKAHGAPDAAEKHSGDMGNITADSKGKAKLNIELSGVALGGPEGIIGKAVIIHEKADDMKTPPTGNAGGRWACGVIEPLKP; encoded by the coding sequence ATGAAAAACCTTTTATACACATCCATCATCACAGTAGCCCTTTGCGCAGCTTGCGCAAGTAAACCACCACCGCCACCACCAGAGCCACCAGCTCCGCCTCCGCCGCCACCACCAATGTCGGCTCAGGCAACGCTGAAGCCTGCTAAAAAACAAAAAGTGAAAGGCATCGTGCATTTCACTCAAGAAGGCGACAAAGTGAAAGTCGAAGCTATGATCGAAGGCCTAAAGCCAGGCCCTCATGGTTTCCACATTCATGAAACTGGCGATTGCAGTGCTGCGGATTTCACATCAGCTGGCGGTCATTTCAATCCAGGTCACAAGGCTCATGGCGCTCCAGATGCGGCAGAAAAGCACTCTGGCGATATGGGTAACATCACTGCGGACTCTAAAGGCAAAGCAAAACTCAACATCGAGTTGAGCGGCGTTGCACTCGGTGGCCCAGAAGGCATCATCGGCAAAGCAGTAATTATTCATGAAAAAGCGGATGATATGAAAACTCCACCAACTGGTAATGCCGGTGGCCGTTGGGCTTGCGGCGTGATCGAGCCACTTAAACCATAA
- a CDS encoding septal ring lytic transglycosylase RlpA family protein — MRGFVAMTLFMALFFGVGSVTHAKSSRSKTTHSQSKKTKKKKGQRGTASWYGANHQGKRTASGEKFNMNALTAAHRTLPMGSMVKVKSLTTGKAVTVRINDRGPFAKGRIIDVSKAAAQKLGFISRGTDKVEITVVSSPRKPASR; from the coding sequence ATGAGAGGCTTCGTCGCAATGACACTTTTCATGGCGCTTTTCTTCGGCGTGGGTTCGGTGACTCACGCGAAGTCTTCTCGTTCAAAGACAACTCACTCACAGAGCAAGAAAACCAAAAAGAAAAAAGGTCAGCGCGGAACTGCTTCGTGGTACGGAGCGAATCACCAAGGTAAGCGCACCGCGAGCGGTGAGAAGTTTAATATGAATGCACTCACGGCGGCTCATAGAACTTTGCCGATGGGCTCGATGGTTAAAGTGAAAAGTCTCACGACTGGAAAAGCTGTCACTGTTCGAATCAATGATCGCGGTCCTTTTGCGAAAGGACGAATCATCGACGTATCAAAAGCAGCGGCACAGAAATTAGGTTTCATCAGTCGCGGCACTGACAAAGTTGAAATCACTGTTGTCTCCTCTCCGCGCAAACCTGCTTCAAGATAA
- a CDS encoding outer membrane beta-barrel protein codes for MFQKLAVFTTALVALVSLNASAQFMGVELGVRQQSADAVAAGVSTSTEMAYQFGLVGAFPMTETFLFRSGFLYTQRPVTAKSGGTTYKYTYNYFDIPLTVLWKMNDFGGVYGGVNVALAASADCDNCATSPSKKGAMPVVIGGSFKFAPNFGVDVYYEAIGKIGEDFEKGSAVGANLLVTFD; via the coding sequence ATGTTTCAGAAGCTCGCAGTTTTTACAACAGCATTAGTGGCTCTTGTTTCTTTGAATGCATCCGCACAATTCATGGGCGTTGAGTTGGGTGTTCGCCAGCAATCTGCTGATGCGGTGGCAGCCGGTGTCTCTACCAGCACTGAGATGGCTTACCAATTTGGTTTGGTGGGCGCGTTCCCTATGACTGAGACTTTCTTGTTCCGCTCTGGCTTCTTGTACACACAAAGACCGGTGACTGCAAAGTCAGGTGGTACTACTTATAAATACACCTACAACTACTTTGACATCCCATTGACTGTTCTTTGGAAGATGAATGACTTCGGTGGAGTCTACGGCGGTGTGAATGTTGCTTTGGCAGCATCGGCTGATTGTGATAACTGTGCTACTTCGCCGTCTAAAAAGGGCGCAATGCCGGTTGTAATCGGGGGCTCTTTCAAATTCGCACCTAACTTCGGTGTTGATGTTTACTACGAAGCCATCGGTAAAATCGGTGAAGACTTCGAAAAAGGCTCTGCGGTTGGCGCGAACCTTTTGGTTACTTTTGACTAA
- a CDS encoding cell wall hydrolase yields MRLFSAFFFFALLSTTAVAQQLTSSVYECSFQNNFVTTQSVRMKDYFDTQLGQRAGKIDLLDNLVSIESTPVLVYQIPFIEQQFYVQIWYSKEVRVDSQMSLTGSNRTFPATYHKGSLQQQLFCTNLSN; encoded by the coding sequence ATGAGACTTTTCTCTGCATTCTTTTTTTTCGCCCTTCTTAGTACGACGGCAGTGGCTCAGCAGCTCACAAGCTCCGTCTATGAATGCAGTTTTCAGAATAATTTCGTGACGACTCAAAGTGTGCGCATGAAGGACTACTTTGATACGCAACTGGGGCAACGTGCCGGCAAAATTGATCTCTTAGACAATTTAGTTTCTATTGAAAGCACTCCTGTTCTGGTTTACCAAATTCCCTTTATAGAACAGCAGTTCTATGTACAGATTTGGTATTCCAAAGAAGTTCGGGTGGATTCGCAAATGTCGCTGACTGGCTCCAACAGGACCTTTCCGGCCACCTATCACAAAGGTTCTTTGCAACAACAACTGTTTTGCACTAACCTCAGCAATTGA
- a CDS encoding cytochrome C oxidase subunit IV family protein, producing the protein MANSHDDSQGHHITPFATYLKVAGALFALTFLTVIAHHFNQQLGALAAPVAFLIATVKAVLVMLWFMHLKYDSVINRVIFGAGFFFLALLLAFSGLDIWTRVVETSTL; encoded by the coding sequence ATGGCAAATTCACATGACGACAGTCAGGGACATCACATCACTCCGTTTGCTACCTACTTGAAAGTTGCGGGCGCTTTGTTCGCTCTCACTTTCTTGACGGTCATTGCTCACCACTTTAACCAACAGTTGGGCGCTTTGGCGGCTCCGGTTGCGTTCTTGATCGCAACTGTAAAAGCAGTTTTGGTTATGTTGTGGTTCATGCACTTAAAATACGACAGTGTTATCAACCGTGTGATCTTCGGCGCAGGATTCTTCTTCTTGGCGTTGTTGCTTGCGTTTAGCGGTTTGGATATCTGGACACGTGTTGTAGAGACCAGCACGTTGTAA
- the cyoE gene encoding protoheme IX farnesyltransferase, with protein sequence MLRIYADLTKFGIVIFVLLSGLAGYATSFQIETAFDWHHFLKFVAGLYFLSSGSLALNQVQEWKLDQKMPRTSKRPIAAGKLKPAAAGILAFALLFVGVNWLFQTSPTAGWVGLFTVIFYNVIYTMYLKPKWIYAAVPGAIPGALPVTIGYAANAADIFNSESVYLFLIMFLWQMPHFWTLAIKFKDDYAKGGVPVLPAALGMDTTLYQIGLYTILYVAVALASPWFVHSSWIYLLVCLPFAFKVMQEFIRFYRSKGTERWFAFFMWTNISMLVFLFVPVIDKWNFLFIGRN encoded by the coding sequence GTGCTTCGTATTTACGCGGATCTTACTAAGTTTGGCATAGTCATCTTCGTCCTTCTTTCTGGACTGGCTGGCTATGCCACTAGCTTTCAAATTGAGACCGCATTCGACTGGCATCATTTTCTTAAGTTTGTTGCTGGTTTGTACTTCCTGAGCTCCGGCAGCTTGGCTTTAAACCAAGTTCAAGAATGGAAGCTCGATCAAAAAATGCCCCGCACATCGAAACGTCCGATCGCCGCTGGAAAACTAAAACCAGCTGCGGCGGGTATTTTGGCGTTTGCTTTGCTTTTCGTTGGTGTGAACTGGCTCTTCCAGACGTCGCCGACAGCAGGTTGGGTGGGATTGTTCACGGTGATTTTCTACAACGTGATCTACACGATGTACTTAAAACCGAAGTGGATCTATGCCGCCGTTCCGGGTGCAATCCCAGGAGCTTTACCAGTAACCATCGGTTATGCAGCCAACGCTGCAGATATTTTTAATTCTGAATCTGTGTATTTGTTCTTAATCATGTTCCTGTGGCAGATGCCGCACTTCTGGACTTTGGCGATCAAGTTCAAAGACGATTACGCCAAGGGCGGAGTTCCGGTTTTGCCGGCAGCCCTCGGAATGGATACAACTCTTTATCAAATTGGTTTGTACACAATCTTGTATGTGGCAGTGGCTTTAGCTTCGCCATGGTTTGTGCATTCAAGTTGGATTTATCTTTTGGTCTGCTTGCCGTTTGCTTTTAAGGTGATGCAGGAATTTATTCGTTTTTACCGCTCTAAAGGAACTGAGCGCTGGTTTGCGTTCTTCATGTGGACCAACATCAGCATGCTGGTCTTCCTTTTCGTTCCAGTCATCGACAAATGGAACTTCCTCTTCATCGGCCGTAACTAG